The following is a genomic window from Nitrospira sp..
GTCCGACGGTTCCCGCAGCAATCAGCCCTTGGTCGGTCAAGATCTTCGGATTGACAAGGTAGGTTCGCGATGCGTAGTAGGCGACAGCACCGGAGTTCAACAGCACCCAGGGTGCGCCGTTGATCGAAAGCTGGTAGCGGCTGATGTACCTTGTATCTTGCGAATAAAAACCTTGGTCGGTCGCGTCCGTGATAGAACCGTCAAACTCGGACAGCAAGAACGTGCTGCCACAGTTGATGGTGACGACTGGAGGGCCGACCGTCACTTTCAACCCCATGTCATGTCACCTCCGCCAATTCATCGCGACAGGCACGCGATCGCGCAGTTGATTGCCGCTCGACGAACGCCGACAGTCTCAATGCACGGAGGCCACCCGTTAGGATGACGAATGGCCTCCGTCAATCAATGAACAGACCTGTTCATTGCTCCTTGAGATCAATGACCGTCCCGCTCTCATCCAATTCGACGACCACCATCGAACCTTCCGCGATCGGCTTGGTTTTCACTTCCATCCGATCCAACGGGAACACCTTCTCTCCTTCCGGAGTCCAGAGTTTGATTTCCTTCTTGGTCAACCCGGCATAAATGAGTTTGCCGGAAATCAGACGGTGCACCCCCGGCTTGTTTTTATGTTTTCCATGGTGATCGATCACCAGATTCTCTTCGTTGAGCCACAACGTGACCTCGTCGCCGACGGCGGCATCGGCCGGAGCCGTTTTGGCGGCAATGGTGTATTGCCCCACCGGAGTCTTCACATAGACCAGTCCCGAATGGATTTTCGTCACCACTCCGTCCAACGTCAGATGATAGCCGGATTTCGTGTGGGGATGTTCGTCCAGCTCTATCTCCACCGTCATGCGATGGATATCGATGACCTTGCCCGCTTCGTTCAGTTCGACGGCGATCGGTGTTCCTTCGTCTATTCCTGAGAGCTGGGATCGGCCCGTTTGGACGTCAAAGCTTTTTTCACCATCCGGCGTCCAGAGTTTGATTTCCTTCCTGTCCGGCGACGCATAGGCCAGCTTGCCGGAGACGATGCGATGGGAATGGGCCGGGTCCCCTTTCCGGTGGACATCGATGACGACATTGTTTTCGTTGACCTGCATCTCCACTTCTTCGCCGACATGCAGATTCTTCGGCGCCGTGGCGGACGCGATCTTCATCTGCCCCCAGGACGTTTTGATGGTGATCAGGTCCGGCCCCACCTGGGACACGACGCCGGTGACCTTCATATGCGTCGCCCTCTCATGCGCCCGTCCTTGGACGGGCATCAGCATCATCAGACTGAAAGCACACAACCCGAGCATTCTCAACTTGCGCATCCGTGATCTCCCTTCATGTTCATCTGCTTCATGTTCATCTGAATGACCGATGATTGCTGCCGTCGAACACTGACTGTCAGCCGTTCCTCCTTTCGCCTGACGGTTTTATTTTCTTCCTTCCTCAGAGCCGCAACGGTTTGATCGGCGAGACGACGGCGTCGGGATTATTTTTCCAGATCGCCTCATCGGCATCCACATACAGCTCGACCTCATTGCCGTCAGGGTCGTGCAGATAGAGGCTTTGGCTCACCGTATGGTCGCTCATGCCGTCGATCGGGACGCCGGCCTGCTCCAATTCACGCTTCGCAGTCTTGAGTTCATCGAGGCTGTCGCCGATCTTGATGCCGATGTGGTAGAGCCCTCGGCGGCGCCCGATCGGTGGTCCCGGCGCATCGCCGACCTGGATGAGCAACAGTTCGTGGTGGGTGCGTCCGCTCGTCAACGCCGCCGCTGCGCCGTTGAAAATCCGCCCCACTTCGTGAAAGCCGAGCAGGTCGCGATAGAAAGCAAGCGATCGTTGAAGGTCTTTCACGTAAAACACCACATGCCCCAGATACTGTGCTTTCATGGTTTCCTTTCGTCGTTCGCGAAGCGTCGTCGATCTCTCGCAATCACATGCCGACGAGGCCCCTTCTCGAACGATTCACGCTTCACGCGATACCCCTCACTCAATATCAGGACGGCGTCTACCGCAGCAACCCCCTCACCGCCGCATGCGCCAACCCCACATCCGGCTCCCGTTGCAACGCATCGTAATAATGCCTGCCGAATCCATCTCCCTCTTCCGACGGCGTCAAGAGCGTCCGCATCGACGCGATGAGGGCGGTGATCTCCGCGTCGTCCGCCGACTCCTTTCCTTCAGCCAGTTCGTCGAGCCGGGCCATCATTTGAGACAGCGGGCGCAACCAGGCAAACCAGGCATCGCCCAGCACCAGTTGAAAAAAGGCGCCGTTTGTCTGGATACGCCCGTGCACACGCTCATAGGTCACCCGCTCGCCGTCCAGCAACGCCTTGTGCAGGCGCAGCAGCGCCCGCGACAAATTGTCCAGATGCGCCCCTCTGTGATTCGGGCCCGGCATGGTTTCGCCTCCTTGACTATGACTTGCGCACGGCCTTCACGCCGCCGTGGGTCCCGATCGGAACGGCCGCCCCATTGATCTGGCCGGCCTCGTCGGAGGCCAGAAAGAGCAGCGTCTCGGCGATGGCTTCCGGTTTGACCCATGTGGAGGGATCGACTTCCGGCATGCTCGCCCGGTTGGCCGGCGTATCGATCGTGGTGGGCAGCACCCCGTTGACCGTCACTCCGGAACCTTTCAACTCCAGCGCCAGCACACGAATCAAGGCAAGCAGGCTGGATTTGGCCACGATGTAGGCAGCGGCTCCGGGAAAGGGTTCGACCGCCGCCCACGCCGCCGTATGCAGGAGACGGCCGGTTCCTCGTTCCACCATGTGGGGCAGCACGGCTTTCGAGAGTAGAAAGGCCGCCGTGACGTTCATGGTCAACATCCGCTGCCAGAGGGCCGCATCTGTGTCCTCCACGCGTCCCATGGCGAAGCCGCCGACCAGATTGATCAGCACGTCGATGCGGCCATGCGTTCGGATCACCTCGTTCACCAAGCGTCGGACGTCCGACTCATCGGTAACATCGGCCTTCATCGCGACCCGATCCGCTACAGGCGACGGCGGATTGCGATCTGCCGTGATGACTCGCGCACCTGCCCTCGCCACAACCGGCACGACGGTATGCCCAAGGGCTCCCGACCCTCCGGCGATCAACACGACCCTGTCCTTGAGTATCATGATGGCTATTCCTCTTTCTGCATCACCTGATGCACCCTTGCCGTGACGCCCGTCTGCGGCCCGACCGACAACGCAGCCGCCGCCGGACTTGCTCCCCCCGTTCGACCACTCACCCGGTGGCTGACCTTGCGGACGAGTACGAAGAACAGCGGCACGAAGAAGACGGCTAGAAAGGTCGCCGCCAGCATGCCGCCGAACACGCCGGTGCCGATGGAATGGCGGCTGGCCGCGCCGGCTCCGGTGGCGAGGACCAGTGGAACGACACCGAGGATAAAGGCCATCGAGGTCATGATGATCGGCCTGAACCGCAGCTTGGCCGCTTCCATCGCCGCATCCACCAACGAGAGCCCATGTTCGTACCGTTGATTGGCGAATTCCACGATCAGAATGGCGTTCTTGGCCGCAAGGCCGATGAGCGTCACCAACCCGATCTGGAAGTAGATGTCGTTCGTCATGCCCGAGAGCCACACGGCCGCCAGGGCACCGAACACCCCGAAGGGTACGGCGAGGATGACTGCAAACGGCACGGCCCAGCTCTCGTATTGCGCCGCCAACACAAGAAACACCATGAGCAGGCCGAATCCGAACGCCGACACCGATTGGGTACCGGCCTTGCGTTCCTGATACGAAATACCGCTCCAGTCGATGTCGAATCCCTGCGGAACCAAGACTTCCTGAGCAGCCCTCTGTAACGCATCCAGCGCTTCACCGGAACTGTAGCCCGGTGCGGCCGAGCCCAAGACGAGCGCCGTATTGAATCCGTTGAAATGGGTCACAGGATCCGGGCCGCTGCCATAGGTCGTCGAGACCACCGTGTCGAGCGGGATCATCGTCAGACCTTGCCCGTTATTCAGCGCGCGCACGTAAATCTTGCTGATATCGGCCGGCGTCGACCGGTACTGCGGCTCCGCCTCCGTTTGGACGCGATAGACTCGACCGAACTTCACGAAGTCATTGATGTAGAAATTGCCGAAGTAGGCCTGCAGGGTGTCGAAGACCTCCGAAATCGGCACGCCCAGCGCCTTGGCTCGCTCGCGGTTGATCTTGGCGTGTACCCGTGGTGCGCTGACGCGAAAACTCGTGTTGACGGCCCCGATCGCCGGATCCTGCCTCGCCTTGGCGACGAACTCTTGCGCCACCGCCGCGAACTTCTTGAAGTCGCCGCCGCTCGGGTCTTGCACCTGGACGGAGAAGCCGCCGGTCGCGCCAAGGCCTCGAATGGAAGGGGCATTGAAGGCCAGGACCAGCCCCTCGGGAATCTTGGCGAACTCCCGGAAGGCCCCCGCGATGATGGACTTCACATGGTTCTGTTGGCCGGTTCGTTCATCCCAATGTTTCAAGGGAGCGAACATGGTGGCCGTGTTGGTGCCGCGGGTGTTGAAGACGAAATTCTGGCCGGACAGGGTCTGCGTTCCATACACGGCCGGAATCGATTGGTAGTAGTTCTCGACCTTGTCCAACACCGCGTCGGTCCGCTTTTTGGACGCGCCGTCAGGCAGTTGAACGATCGTAATGAAGTACCCCTGGTCTTCATCGGGCAGAAAGGCCGTGGGAATCGTCTTGAACAGATGCGCTGCGATGCCGAGCACCAGACCGAATAGGGCCAACGAGAGCAGGCTGTGCTTGAGTGTGAGTCCCACCATCCGTCCATAGCGCAGTTGAATCGAATCGAAGGCCCTATTGAAGAGTCCGAAAAATCCTTTGTCTCGGCCATGGCCGGGCTTCAGCACCAGCGCACAGAGGGCCGGGCTGAGGGTCAGGGCGACGAATCCTGAGATGGTGACGGACACGGCGATCGTAATGGCGAATTGCTTGTACAATTGCCCGGTAATGCCGCCGAGAAATCCTACCGGCACGAACACGGCGCACAACACCAGTACGATCGCGATGACCGGTCCGGTCACTTCGCCCATGGCTTTCTTCGCCGCTTCTTTCGGTGAGAGTCCGTTCGCCATGTGGCGCTCCACGTTTTCGACGACCACGATGGCATCATCCACCACGATGCCGATGGCCAGCACCAAGCCGAACAGGGTCAGGGTGTTGATCGAAAACCCGAGCGCCTCCATGCCGGCGAACGTCCCGATGAGCGACACCGGCACCGCCACCGCAGGAATCAAGGTCGCGCGCCAACTCTGGAGGAAGAGGTACACCACCAGGAGCACCAGGATCATGGCATCCCGCAACGTCGCGACGACCTCCTTGATGGAGACCTCGACGAACCGCGTCGTATCGTAGGGAATATCGTACGTGACTCCGGGCGGGAAGACCTTGGCCAGATCGTCCATTTCCTGGCGCATCCGTTTCACCGTGTCGAGCGCGTTGGCGCCGGGGGAGAGGAACGTGATGAGCAGGGCGGTCGGTTTGTGGTTGTACCGGCCTTCGAGGACATAGGACTGGGCACCCAATTCGATCCGCGCCACGTCCTTGAGCCGGACCATCGATCCGTTCGGGAGGGCCCGCACGATCATGTCCTCGAATTCACGGACATCCGACATCCGCCCTTCGGTGATGAGCGGCAGCGTCAACTCGGTTCCCTGCGGCGTCGGCTCCCGCCCGATCGTCCCGGCTGGAAAGTCCCGATTCTGTTCCCGCACCACCGTGGCGATGTCCGTCGGGGTCAGGCTCAACTGTGCCATGCGTACCGGATTCAGAATCAGCCGCATGCTGTAGTTCTGCTGCCCGAAGACCGTCGCATCGCCCACACCGGGCAGCCGTTTGACGTTGTCGATGATGCGCAGGATGGCGAAGTTGGAGAGGAAGAAGGCATCGTGCTGCGGATCGGTGGACTGCAGCACCATGACGGTCAACAGGTCCGGAGACATTTTCTTGACGGTGATCCCTTGCCGAATGACTTCCGGCGGCAGTTGCGGTTCCGCCAATTTCTGCCGGTTCTGCGTCTGGACCTGCGCGATATCGACGTTGGTGCCGATTTCGAACGTGAGGCGGATGGTCAGGTGGCCGTCGTTGGTGCTCGTCGAATCGAAATACAAGAGGTTGTCGATGCCGGGAAGCTGCAATTCGATCGGGCGCGCCACCGATTCCGCGACCACCTCCGCGCTGGCGCCGGGATAGTCGGCTTCGATCTGCACCATGGGGGGAGTGATCGGAGGAAACTGCGCGATCGGCAGGGCCTGCATGGCCACCAGCCCCACGACGACGATGATGATGGAGAGGACCGAGGCGAAGATCGGCCGCTCAATGAAGAACGTCGGACTCATTTTATCCCTTCGGAGCGGGCGGCGGTCGGTACCGTCCCTTCTGCGGCGGGGGTCGGACCAGCCACGGTCACGGGCTTTACCTGCGCTCCCGGCATCGCCCGTTGGAACCCGTCGACCACGATCCGCTCACCGGCCCGCAATCCCTCTTCGATGATCCATTCATCACCTCGCCACAGGGTCGCCTTGACGTCGCGGATCTCCACTTTGTCGCTCTCGCCGACCACGTAGACGACCGACCCCTTGGATCCCTGCTGAACGGCTCGTTGCGGCACCAGGATGGCGTGAGGCTTCGAGACTCCATGAAACTTGACCGTGACGAATTGTCCCGGCATCAGGACCCGATCGGGGTTGGGGAAGACCACTCGCGCCTGCCTCGACCCCGTCTCCGTGCGCAGGCCCACGTCGGCAAAGTCCAAGACGCCTTCATGTGGGTAGGTCGTGCCGTCCACGAAGGTGATGAGGCCGGTCAATTTGTAGATCCCGGGATGTTCGATGCGCTTGGAGAGGATGTCACGCCGGCGCTTGAGCAGGAAACTCTCCGGAGCGCTGACGATGACGTACATCGGATCCATCTGATGGATGACGGTCAGCAGGTCCGTCTGGGCTGTGACCAGCCGTCCTTCGTAGTAGTGAGTCCGTTCGATCAATCCATCGATAGGCGCGACGATGAGGGTATTGTCGAGATCGAACTTCGCCTTCACCACGTCCCCCTTCGCCGCTTCCAGCGCCGCCTTGGCCGCAAGATCTTCGGCCACCGCGTCGTCCATGTCCTTTTGACTGACCGCCTGTTCGACCAACAGCGGTTTCACCCGATCGAGATTTTGACGGGCCTGGACAAGTCTGGCTTCGGCTTGGGAAGCCCTGGCCTTGGCGCTGACATAGGTCGCCTGAAAGGGCACCGGATCGATGCGATAGAGGGGGTCTCCCTTATGAACATCGCGTCCCTCCAGGAAGAGACGCTCCTTCATGATCCCCGTCACTTGCGAACGGATCTCGACGATGCGGGAGGCTTCCGCCTGCCCGATGAATTCCGGTTCGTCCGCGACGGCATGCTGAATGGCCGCGACGACCTGCACTTCCGGTATGGGTGTTCCCGGAGGAGCGGTCGCCTCTGGTTTACAGCCGAAGAGACCGGCACCGGCCAGCAGGAGCATACAGGTGGTCCGATATTTCATGATGATGGAGCGCGCGGGCATCACGATGCTGACACACCTCCTGTGACCCGTTTTGGTCGAACGTAGATCAGCCGTCCCACCTTACAATTGAACGGTGGCACGGCACAACCGTCCGCCCGCTCGACTCACCTCGTGGTCGATTCTTTCGGCGGCGACTGCATCCATAGACCATCCGGCAACGGTTTGAGACAAGCACCGGAACAAGGTTCTCTTATGGTCCATCCTCGCTGTCCAGGTGATGCGCCTTGCGGCCGCCGCGTGCCAAGGGATTGGCGCGGAGCTGTCCCTCAACCATCAATCTCGCCATATCCGCAGCGCGGGCGACGAGTTCCTGCGCCCCTTCACGCAATTCCCGGCTGTACCGCACCGCGAGGACATTCCGTTCCATGTCCTCGGCGCTCCAGCCACGCGAATGGGCGATAAACGGGAACTGCGGAAACTGGCAGCCGACTTCGGCGAAAAAGGTCATCAGTTGTCCGGCGACACCCTGCACGTTGTCTTGCCCGCCCGTGATGATGAAGGCCGCCACTTTGTTTTTGAGGAGGTGTCTGTTGGCGATCGTTTCCTGGTTCTGGATGCAATTCATCCGTTCGACCATCTTGTAATATAGGCTGCTGGCGTTGCCCCAACGGATCGGAGTCGAAATCAGAATCACATCTGCCCAATGCACGATCGCCTCATACACCCGATCCATCTGGTCGGTCGGATCCATCTGCGTGATCGAACAGGGCCAGGTGCAGGCCTCCGCCGCCTTCGAATAGAACCCTTCACAGGGTCGAAACTTCAGTTCCCGCAGCGTAATACCTTGAGTCTCCAGCTGGAGAGCGGTCCGGGCATAATCTAGCGCCACCTCCAGCAGAGCATCCGAGGTACTGTACCGTGGATGGTTCTGCGTCATCGCCGTGGTCGAGATCCCCACCACGCGAATCGGGCCTGCGGCGCGGACGATCGGGCGCGCGAGCGGATGGGGTTTGTGCGGCTGCCGCTGCCTCTTTGTCGCCGAGGCAAGGTCCACGTAGAGTCGGCCGTTCTCTTCCTTGGTCGCATAGACCGGGACCTGATCCTGCTCATATCCCGGTTCGCCATGACCGGTTTTGTAATGGAACTTCCAGTAGTGCCAGGGGCAGACGACGTAGTCGCCGTCGAGCCGTCCTTCACCAAGCGGCCCGCCGATGTGATTACAGATCCCTGAAATCGCCGCGAATTGGCCGTCCTTGTAACTCAACGCCAGCGGCGTCTGGCCGCAGACGACCTGCTGGAGGGAGTGGTGTTTGAGTTCGTCGACCGAGCCGACCTCAGTCCAGTTGGCATCAGGCATGTCCGGTTCTTTCAGAGGTCAACTCTAGCAGGATACGGAAAAAGTCCGCCAGCGGCGTTCTCGCATCACTCAGAGGCTCACCGTACGACCTGGGTGAACGTCTGTTCCCACAGGCGGTGGGTGGGCTGGTGAGACCGGTCTACGATTCGCCGCCAAGACACGGCCGGCTCACCGTCTCGCCGGCGTCCGCAAACGTGACGCTCATTATGCTTCGCGTCGCGGACCTCGCTGCGGCCTTGCTGGACGGCCTGTTTGCGCATCCTGCAAGACTGTTCAGTGTCGTCTCACACCGCGACATCTGTGGTGGCTACAGGGCTCACAATGAGTTTTTCCGCAGCCTGCTCGGTTCGTCGATCATAGACGCTTCTCCTCAAGATCATACACATCGAAATACACGTAGACGGGACGATGTGTCGGCACGTATTTCGGGATGTACTCCTCCATATACGCCTGCACCGGCGGCGCCATCTCGGAGAGACGCAAGTCCCGCATTTTGTTGTTCCACTCAATGACGGCCTGTCGGTCTTGTACCTGGCTGTGGGCCTTGATCCAGACGCCAAGCTCCTCATCCGTCGCTCCGGTTGCCACGACCTCCTTGAACTGGTCCGGAGTAATCCCGGCAAATGTAAACCAGAGAGAGGCCAACGAACAGGGCCAATAGTTGTATTCTCCGTTCATGCCCAAGAGGAACGCCCGGCATTTGTCCGCACATCGCGCCGCGATGACGTAACCGCCGAGCATCTCGCGCGTGCTGCGAGGATAATTCTTCCGGAGATCCTTGGCCAGCTTCTTGACGTTCTCGAGATCAGCGCTCATCGTAACGCCTCCTTGTGTTTCTTTCTCATAGAGGAAGAGGCTGCTTGATGCCCCTGCTCGTTGAGCTTGGGAACAAGCTTGCACCCGATCACTCCGCGGCGCCAACAACCACCACTTTCATAGAAGTTCTTCACTCCTGGCCAATGAGAGAACTGGATCTGTCGCTCATCGCTATTGCTCTGGTACCAATAGGGGTGCCCCTTTCTCCTTAAGAAAAAAAACCAAAAACTTCGCAGGCGTTGTATCGCTCGCGTTCCGTCCTCCAACATGAACATCGTTCGGACCTTCGTAGAAGGTCTGTCCCGCCGTCAACGTAACCGGTTGATGGCCTTGCACCTGCATGATGATGGAACCCTCTAGCACGTACACAAAGACATGCGCATTATGACGGTGCGCCGGGTCACTGGCTCCAGGAGGATAATCGACCGTAATCATCACGGCTTCCTTGCCTGGTATGTCTAAAAGATCTTGTGATGTAAGCGGTGTAACCTTCGCTTGCTGAGCAAGCAGCGGCGTGCCCATAAAAAACCACAGGCTGATGGACAAAAGAATCTTCTTCATCACTCCAATCCTTTTTAGGCTTAAAGCGATTCGAGCCAGCTTCAAGCATCGCTGCGACACCAGACAAAGCACGTGGTTCATATCTATGGCTGGCAAAGGGCCTAGCAATAGGATCTCTCCATCAAACTCCGAATCGCACTCTTTACATTCGTCGCGTTACTTTTTCGTACCCGTGTCGTAGTAAAACCGTTCGTTGACGATCTTCCCGTTCTTCCATTTCGCGACCGACACCTGTTCCAAACGCATCGGCTGGTCGTTCGTCGCGATGAATTCCATGACGCACTCATAAAAGGTCACGTTCTCGCCGACGCCGGACGCCGTGACGTGAAACCCTTTCCACTCCTTGACACCGTTGAGAAACTGTTTCTCGCGTTCGATGTTGGCGGCGAGCCCCTTCGTGGGAGGATTGGCGTTGTCCTGCATGACCGTGTCCGCATCGTAGAACTCGTGCATCGCGTCAATGATCTTCCCCTGCTGAATGTGGGTCAAAAGCCCCTGCAGGCGTTGCTGAAGGATCTGGTTGCTCATCTCGTCTCCTTTCGTGGTTGCACACGTGGTGGTTTGGTGAACGTGATCCCGGCTTGTTGCACCTCCTGATAGGGGAGGAGCCACACGAGCGATTCGTCGCTCAGATCGCCGACCTGAATCCGGTTCCCCCAGGGATCGCGGAAATCACATCGGAAATCGGGGTGCAGTTTGAGTTTGTATTTCTTCGTCAGTTTGCGTCGAACTTCCTTGATTTGATCGGCATCCCTGACCATCAGGCCGAAATGCTTCACCCGATCCGGCTGAAGCTCCTCGACCTCGAAAATCGCCATGAACTGATGCTCGCCCAGTTTGCACCAGGCGGCGCCTTCGCCGCCCCGCAACATCTTCAATCCGAACACATCGGCATAAAACTTCACGGCCTTCTTGGCATCCGTAACTTCGATCACGATGTGATTACATCCATAGACCTGGACAGCCATCCCGGTTCCTCCTTAACTGGTGACCCGCTCGATCGTAGAGACGAAGGTCTCTACCGGTTGCGCGCCAGATAGGGTGGCCGTTCCGTTCAAGACGAAGTACGGGACGCCCCTGATCCCCAGCCGATGTCCGCGCGCCTCCTCCTGTCGCACTGCCTCGACGCCTTCGTCCGTCTGCAGCAGTCGCCCGACCTTGTCCCCGTCCAGCCCGGCTCGGACAGCGAGAGTTACCAGTGTCTCGGCCTGCCCGATATTCAACCCCTCGGTGAAGTAGCCATGAAACAATTCTTCCACCATCGCATCCTGACGGTGGTGCTGCCCGGCAAACCAGATCAACCGGTGCGCGTCGAACGTGTTCGGAGTTCGTTCGATCCGATCGAACATGAAATCGATGCCGGCACCGGTGCCGACTGCAGCGACGCGCTCTTGAATCGCCTTCATCTCACCGGGACCGCCGAACTTTGCTTCGAGATAGGCGCGGCGGTCCATCCCGACCTTCGGCATGGTCGGGTTGAGCTGAAACGGACGCCAGAGGACCGGGGTTTCGCCTCGCCCTTTCGTCGTATCCAGCGCCTGTTCCAGCCGCCGCTTGCCGATGTAGCACCAAGGGCAGACCACATCGGAATAGACTTCAATCGCGATGGACCGACCGGTCATGACAAGTGCCCCATTTTTCCCGCCTGATAGTCCTGTACGGCCTGAATGATTTCGTCGCGTGTGTTCATGACGAATGGACCATACCGGGCGATCGGTTCTGCAATCGGCTCGCCGCTCAGCACGAGGATCGTCGCGTCCTCCTTGGCCTCGACCGCCACCCGTTCACCCTTCTGCCCGAGCAATGCGATGTCCACTTCCCGCACGACCTGCGATCCGTTCACCGTCACCCGTCCATGCAGCACGAACAGCGCCGAATTGAATCCTTCCGGCAGGGCCAGGTCGATCTGATGTCCGGCCTTCAGCCGCACATCATACAGATGAACCGGACTGAAGGTCTTGGCAGGACCGTTCACGCCGCGAAACTCGCCGGCGATCACGCGCAACAGGCCGGCTCCTCCACCGAGGTCCACCGCAGGAATATCGTCGCTCACCAGCGTCTGGTACCGCGGCGCGGACATCTTGTGCGCCTTCGGCAAATTGACCCAGAGTTGGATGCCCTCCAGCAGGCCGCCCTGTCTGGCAAATTCCTTCTCATGCAGCTCTTCATGTACGATACCGGAGGCGGCGGTCATCCACTGCACATCGCCAGGACCGATGACGCCGCCGCTTCCGGTCGAGTCCCGATGCGCCACCTTGCCGTGGTACATGATCGTGACCGTCTCGAATCCCCGATGAGGATGCTCCCCCACGCCCAGTCGCCTGTTCGTCGGCGGAAACTGCGCCGGCCCCAAGTAGTCCAGGAGCAAAAACGGTGACAGCTGCTCCTCGACGCCGGCCCCCGGAATCATGTTGCGGACCGGAAACCCATCGCCGACCATATGTTGAGATCCAGCCTGATAGACCCCGACGAGTTCCTTGGTGATTGACGTATCTGTTCGCATGTCCGCCTCCCTTGCCATGTCTCTGTCGGTGTAAACCCGCCACACTCGAAGGAATCCAGACCGCGGTGGGTCAGCCCACTCGTTCTGCAACCAGTCTATCCGCCGACCATTTTCCTGCTCCGGTGGCGAGGAGGGCCGCGCTGATCCCGATGACCAGGAGATGATATTCAAAGCCTTCGCCCTGTTGCTGGCCGAACCAGTTCATGAAGAACCCGTGCGGAATGTGCGTCGTGACGATGGCGCCCAACATGATGATGATATAACTGGCCGCGGTGAATCTGGTCAGGAAGCCGGCGAGCAAGCCCAGGCTTCCCAACGATTCTCCTATGATGATCAGAAACGCCACGATCCAGGGCAATCCCATCTTCTGGGTAAAAAACCCCATCGTGCCGTCGAAGCCGAAGCCGCCGAACCACCCGAGCAATTTCTGCGCACCGTGGGGAAACATCACCAATCCCAACGTCAGCCGGAGGATCAGGCCAGACCAGCTCTCATCCGTGTCGAATAGCGCTTTCATTTCGGTACCTCCTGTAATCGACCATTGACCGCCTGACTCCGCCCACCCTTTTCGGATCGCCCGGCGAAAAGCCGATCAAGCCGACCCCAGTATAATAGTTCTAGTTAGGATCAAGTCAAGTCGTGATTTGCTCTACAAGAGGAGAAGCGAGACTGTTTCACCCGTAACTTCAGGTCGTTGCGTTGAAAGAATGGTCCGGAATGCGAGGAGTGATCGAGAACCGGGGGGGCTGGAGCTGATGTGGGAGCAAAGGGGCAATCCTAGGTCCGCTCGCGGCTCATTTTCTTTCCTTGATCGCCCGCTCCACGTCACGGCCGGCTTCGCGCGCCTTGATGGTCTCGCGGCGATCGTACTGCTTCTTCCCCTTCGCCAACGCCAA
Proteins encoded in this region:
- a CDS encoding Pirin, with translation MRTDTSITKELVGVYQAGSQHMVGDGFPVRNMIPGAGVEEQLSPFLLLDYLGPAQFPPTNRRLGVGEHPHRGFETVTIMYHGKVAHRDSTGSGGVIGPGDVQWMTAASGIVHEELHEKEFARQGGLLEGIQLWVNLPKAHKMSAPRYQTLVSDDIPAVDLGGGAGLLRVIAGEFRGVNGPAKTFSPVHLYDVRLKAGHQIDLALPEGFNSALFVLHGRVTVNGSQVVREVDIALLGQKGERVAVEAKEDATILVLSGEPIAEPIARYGPFVMNTRDEIIQAVQDYQAGKMGHLS
- a CDS encoding 2-hydroxychromene-2-carboxylate isomerase/DsbA-like thioredoxin domain, producing the protein MTGRSIAIEVYSDVVCPWCYIGKRRLEQALDTTKGRGETPVLWRPFQLNPTMPKVGMDRRAYLEAKFGGPGEMKAIQERVAAVGTGAGIDFMFDRIERTPNTFDAHRLIWFAGQHHRQDAMVEELFHGYFTEGLNIGQAETLVTLAVRAGLDGDKVGRLLQTDEGVEAVRQEEARGHRLGIRGVPYFVLNGTATLSGAQPVETFVSTIERVTS
- a CDS encoding Membrane protein 2, distant similarity to thiosulfate:quinone oxidoreductase DoxD, whose product is MKALFDTDESWSGLILRLTLGLVMFPHGAQKLLGWFGGFGFDGTMGFFTQKMGLPWIVAFLIIIGESLGSLGLLAGFLTRFTAASYIIIMLGAIVTTHIPHGFFMNWFGQQQGEGFEYHLLVIGISAALLATGAGKWSADRLVAERVG